The following coding sequences lie in one Arachis ipaensis cultivar K30076 chromosome B03, Araip1.1, whole genome shotgun sequence genomic window:
- the LOC107630379 gene encoding proline-rich protein 36 isoform X3: MGVGVVLSLTLQLVKLFIIGSVVTLQGSKGSVISPSPAFAPVIHPRGETLGPIHHGHWRSNAPSSPVDPDGFLLSPNPASLPMNPSPRTISPSSPEVSNGSFLPTPVSSPIPPHKIKGIEPSISPSSSPTTITLSPSNKAAPISATGQGNAPPLQSIQPSPPQRKAPPIRPPESSPISRAQPPKSFGKFPNNSPASQPIEPGSFPPVVENRNASKSHTPNPISPAPTAVPSTNLPTSSPVSQPVENGSFPPNIHTEGAKKGHSLKPVAPAPLAVILPKLSPSQPPEHGSLPPTTQKSNSSDSHKQDPVSQAPVALSPATLPENSPNVHNRTVNKGLAHTPTAEPASPNSFASPPSKMENNQPVGRPVLPKVTPSISPAQVTPPKSAYPINPPPFHPVIPAASPSKLPAPAVSPTLTPSRKSDWKSNGKPVSAPLYKAPKPLPAIVHSPVQVPVASPPVNLPENSPVRQPIHQGSLAPVVHNKTENKGHIHTQEPASPNFLASPPWKMENNQSVGGLVFPEITPSISPAQVAPPPFHPVSPPTVSPSKLPVPDVSPAVPVVVSPALTPSRSFDWKRRGEPVSAPLYKAPMPLPAVVHPPVQVHNSRQFHHAPAPPASPPKSASEKEYHSPASSPLTTSYKHHSRSIATSPAPTSSYSVSPPTSEHQDHQIPPPLPTTERTHHASPPANTGSTLSSPASQVSPAPSPWFIISPHPTKILFHPPKVSPSRSPAESPKKPVLPQIHTLPPPPPNEDCLSTICSEPYTNSPPGAPCRCVLPMKVGLRLDVSLYTFFPLVSELASEIAAGVFMTQSQVRIMGAEAASQDPDKTDALIFLVPIGEGFDHTTALLNSERFWQKKVAIKSSYFGSYEVLYVSYPGLPPPPPLPPSSISSIYGGPYSNNGNNGRMIKPLGVDIQQRHHKDGLSRGIIAIIALSVFLALVLSLAAGWALFKYRHHVSQPTSTPRVSPRSVTKTQGTTESLAAGGIASASSSFRSSIAAYKGSAKTFSASDIEKASNNFNDSRILGEGGFGRVYSGIFEDGTKAAIKVLKREDHHGDREFLAEVEMLSRLHHRNLVKLIGICTEVSFRCLVYELIPNGSVESHLHGVDRENSPLDWSARIKIALGAARGLAYLHEDSSPPVIHRDFKSSNILLEDDFTPKVSDFGLARTAADEENRHISTRVMGTFGYVAPEYAMTGHLLVKSDVYSYGVVLLELLTGRKPVDMSQAPGQENLVAWARPLLTSKEGLEAIIDPSLGTDVPWDSVAKVAAIASMCVQPEVSDRPFMGEVVQALKLVSNECDEAKEAGTRNSSQEDLSLDLDNVSSQLPDHFQFQRQFSAANYTSGSDIEKGLSSFEIFSSSARFGRQDSGSFRRHSYSAPLRTGRKQQLWQVISRLSGSVSEHRTISKL; encoded by the exons ATGGGGGTGGGGGTAGTTTTGTCATTGACTCTTCAGCTGGTGAAGCTCTTCATCATTGGCTCTGTTGTGACACTGCAAGGATCCAAAG GGTCTGTTATATCCCCATCTCCGGCATTCGCTCCGGTCATTCATCCCAGAGGAGAAACACTTGGGCCTATCCATCATGGACACTGGAGAAGCAATGCACCGAGCTCCCCAGTGGATCCAGATG GGTTTCTCCTATCCCCAAATCCAGCATCTTTgcccatgaatccttcacctagAACCATTTCTCCGAGCTCTCCAGAAGTATCAAATG GGTCGTTCTTGCCTACTCCAGTTTCATCTCCTATTCCTCCTCATAAGATTAAGGGAATTGAACCATCCATATCTCCCAGTAGTAGTCCAACCACCATAACATTATCACCATCGAACAAGGCTGCGCCTATATCGGCAACTGGTCAAGGGAATGCACCACCACTGCAATCAATACAACCAAGTCCACCTCAAAGGAAAGCACCTCCTATTAGGCCTCCTGAATCATCTCCAATTTCTAGAG CTCAACCTCCAAAATCTTTTGGCAAGTTTCCAAATAATTCACCAGCGAGCCAACCAATCGAACCCGGAAGTTTTCCCCCTGTGGTTGAGAATAGGAATGCTAGCAAGAGTCACACCCCGAACCCAATTTCACCAG CTCCAACTGCAGTACCATCTACCAACTTGCCTACATCTTCACCAGTAAGTCAACCAGTTGAAAATGGCAGTTTCCCCCCTAATATTCACACAGAGGGTGCAAAGAAGGGTCATTCACTGAAACCGGTTGCACCGG CTCCTCTTGCAGTCATTTTGCCCAAACTTTCACCGAGTCAGCCACCTGAACATGGAAGCTTGCCTCCAACTACTCAGAAGAGTAATTCCAGTGACAGTCACAAACAGGATCCAGTTTCACAAG CTCCAGTTGCATTATCTCCTGCAACTTTGCCAGAAAATTCACCCAACGTTCATAACAGAACTGTAAATAAGGGTCTTGCTCACACTCCAACCGCAGAGCCAGCATCACCAA ATTCTTTTGCATCCCCGCCATCAAAAATGGAAAATAACCAACCAGTAGGCCGTCCTGTTCTTCCAAAAGTAACTCCATCTATATCTCCTG CACAAGTTACACCACCAAAAAGTGCATATCCAATAAATCCACCACCTTTCCACCCCGTTATACCAGCAGCATCTCCATCAAAATTACCAG CACCTGCTGTCTCTCCCACACTAACACCTTCCAGAAAATCTGATTGGAAAAGTAACGGCAAACCAGTTTCAGCACCGTTGTACAAAGCACCAAAGCCATTACCAGCTATAGTACACTCCCCTGTTCAAG TCCCAGTTGCGTCACCTCCTGTGAATTTGCCCGAAAATTCACCAGTTCGCCAACCTATTCATCAAGGAAGTTTAGCTCCTGTTGTTCATAACAAAACTGAAAATAAGGGCCATATTCACACCCAAGAGCCAGCATCACCAA ATTTTCTTGCATCCCCACCATGGAAAATGGAAAATAACCAATCAGTTGGCGGTCTTGTTTTTCCAGAAATAACTCCTTCCATATCACCTG CACAAGTTGCACCACCACCTTTCCACCCAGTTTCACCACCAACAGTATCTCCATCAAAATTGCCAG TACCTGATGTCTCTCCGGCAGTACCTGTTGTTGTCTCTCCGGCACTAACTCCTTCCAGAAGCTTCGATTGGAAACGTAGGGGAGAACCAGTTTCGGCACCATTGTACAAAGCACCTATGCCGCTACCAGCTGTAGTACATCCCCCTGTTCAAG TACATAATTCAAGGCAGTTTCATCATGCTCCTGCCCCTCCGGCGTCTCCTCCTAAATCTGCATCAGAAAAAGAATATCATTCTCCTGCATCTTCACCATTAACCACATCTTATAAACATCACTCTAGGAGTATAGCCACCAGCCCTGCTCCTACATCATCATATTCGGTTTCCCCTCCGACTTCAGAACACCAAG ATCACCAAATTCCTCCACCACTGCCGACAACGGAACGAACACATCATGCTTCGCCACCAGCAAACACAG GCTCTACACTTTCCTCACCAGCCAGCCAGGTTTCTCCGGCTCCTTCTCCATGGTTCATAATATCTCCTCACCCAACCAAAA TTCTATTTCATCCTCCTAAAGTATCTCCTTCGCGGTCTCCTGCGGAGAGTCCTAAGAAGCCAGTCCTGCCTCAAATTCACACACTGCCTCCACCACCTCCTAATGAAG ATTGTTTATCAACTATTTGTTCAGAGCCCTACACAAATTCTCCACCTGGAGCACCATGCAGATGTGTCCTTCCCATGAAAGTTGGTCTTCGCCTTGATGTTTCTCTGTATACCTTCTTCCCTTTGGTTTCAGAGCTTGCTTCCGAGATTGCTGCAGGGGTTTTCATGACACAAAGTCAAGTTCGAATTATGGGAGCCGAAGCGGCAAGCCAAGATCCAGATAAAACTGATGCTCTCATCTTCTTGGTACCCATTGGGGAAGGCTTTGATCACACTACTGCCTTATTGAATTCTGAGAGATTTTGGCAGAAGAAGGTTGCAATAAAATCTTCTTACTTTGGTAGCTATGAAGTCTTGTATGTTAGCTATCCAG GTttaccaccacctcctcctctaCCACCTTCAAGCATTTCGTCGATATACGGTGGTCCATATTCAAATAATGGCAACAATGGAAGAATGATAAAGCCCCTTGGGGTGGACATACAGCAGAGGCATCACAAAGATGGACTTAGTAGGGGCATCATTGCTATTATTGCTCTCTCGGTTTTTCTTGCTCTTGTTTTATCATTGGCTGCTGGTTGGGCCTTGTTCAAGTATAGACATCATGTAAGCCAGCCAACATCAACCCCGCGTGTTTCGCCACGTTCTGTTACCAAAACACAAG GAACTACTGAATCATTAGCAGCTGGGGGAATTGCTTCAGCCTCATCATCATTTCGATCTAGCATTGCTGCTTATAAAGGATCCGCTAAGACTTTCAGTGCAAGCGACATTGAGAAAGCCAGCAATAACTTTAACGATTCAAGGATACTTGGAGAAGGTGGTTTTGGTCGGGTTTATAGTGGTATTTTTGAAGATGGGACAAAAGCAGCAATCAAGGTTCTCAAAAGGGAGGATCATCATGGTGACCGTGAATTCTTAGCTGAAGTTGAGATGCTTAGCCGCCTTCACCACAGAAATTTGGTTAAGCTTATTGGTATATGCACCGAGGTTAGCTTCCGCTGCCTGGTCTATGAACTCATCCCAAATGGCAGCGTGGAATCCCATTTACATG GTGTTGACAGGGAAAACAGTCCACTTGATTGGAGTGCTAGGATTAAGATTGCTCTCGGTGCTGCGCGTGGTCTGGCTTATCTGCATGAAGATTCAAGCCCCCCTGTCATACACAGGGACTTCAAGTCTAGTAATATCTTGTTGGAAGATGATTTTACACCAAAAGTATCTGATTTTGGATTAGCTAGAACTGCGGCCGACGAAGAGAACAGACACATATCAACCCGTGTCATGGGAACTTTTGG ATATGTGGCTCCGGAGTATGCAATGACTGGCCATCTTCTTGTGAAGAGCGATGTGTACAGCTATGgtgttgttcttcttgagcttCTAACAGGAAGAAAACCAGTAGATATGTCGCAAGCACCCGGTCAAGAGAATCTCGTTGCATGGGCTCGTCCCTTACTCACAAGTAAAGAAGGATTGGAAGCGATAATAGACCCGTCTCTAGGGACTGATGTGCCTTGGGATAGTGTGGCCAAAGTTGCAGCCATTGCTTCAATGTGTGTTCAACCAGAGGTTTCGGACCGTCCTTTCATGGGTGAAGTTGTTCAGGCTCTAAAACTTGTGAGTAATGAATGTGATGAAGCAAAAGAAGCAGGTACAAGAAATTCTAGCCAGGAGGATTTATCTCTTGATTTGGATAATGTTTCTAGTCAACTACCAGATCATTTCCAATTCCAACGCCAATTCTCTGCCGCCAACTATACTTCTGGAAGTGATATCGAAAAAGGTTTGTCATCATTTGAGATATTCAGCTCCTCAGCAAGATTTGGAAGGCAAGATTCGGGATCTTTTCGACGTCACTCCTATTCGGCTCCTTTGAGAACCGGAAGAAAGCAGCAGTTGTGGCAGGTTATTAGCCGGCTTTCGGGTAGTGTAAGTGAACACAGAACCATCTCCAAGTTATGA
- the LOC107630379 gene encoding proline-rich protein 36 isoform X6 gives MGVGVVLSLTLQLVKLFIIGSVVTLQGSKGFLLSPNPASLPMNPSPRTISPSSPEVSNGSFLPTPVSSPIPPHKIKGIEPSISPSSSPTTITLSPSNKAAPISATGQGNAPPLQSIQPSPPQRKAPPIRPPESSPISRAQPPKSFGKFPNNSPASQPIEPGSFPPVVENRNASKSHTPNPISPAPTAVPSTNLPTSSPVSQPVENGSFPPNIHTEGAKKGHSLKPVAPAPLAVILPKLSPSQPPEHGSLPPTTQKSNSSDSHKQDPVSQAPVALSPATLPENSPNVHNRTVNKGLAHTPTAEPASPNSFASPPSKMENNQPVGRPVLPKVTPSISPAQVTPPKSAYPINPPPFHPVIPAASPSKLPAPAVSPTLTPSRKSDWKSNGKPVSAPLYKAPKPLPAIVHSPVQVPVASPPVNLPENSPVRQPIHQGSLAPVVHNKTENKGHIHTQEPASPNFLASPPWKMENNQSVGGLVFPEITPSISPAQVAPPPFHPVSPPTVSPSKLPVPDVSPAVPVVVSPALTPSRSFDWKRRGEPVSAPLYKAPMPLPAVVHPPVQAHAVHNSRQFHHAPAPPASPPKSASEKEYHSPASSPLTTSYKHHSRSIATSPAPTSSYSVSPPTSEHQDHQIPPPLPTTERTHHASPPANTGSTLSSPASQVSPAPSPWFIISPHPTKILFHPPKVSPSRSPAESPKKPVLPQIHTLPPPPPNEDCLSTICSEPYTNSPPGAPCRCVLPMKVGLRLDVSLYTFFPLVSELASEIAAGVFMTQSQVRIMGAEAASQDPDKTDALIFLVPIGEGFDHTTALLNSERFWQKKVAIKSSYFGSYEVLYVSYPGLPPPPPLPPSSISSIYGGPYSNNGNNGRMIKPLGVDIQQRHHKDGLSRGIIAIIALSVFLALVLSLAAGWALFKYRHHVSQPTSTPRVSPRSVTKTQGTTESLAAGGIASASSSFRSSIAAYKGSAKTFSASDIEKASNNFNDSRILGEGGFGRVYSGIFEDGTKAAIKVLKREDHHGDREFLAEVEMLSRLHHRNLVKLIGICTEVSFRCLVYELIPNGSVESHLHGVDRENSPLDWSARIKIALGAARGLAYLHEDSSPPVIHRDFKSSNILLEDDFTPKVSDFGLARTAADEENRHISTRVMGTFGYVAPEYAMTGHLLVKSDVYSYGVVLLELLTGRKPVDMSQAPGQENLVAWARPLLTSKEGLEAIIDPSLGTDVPWDSVAKVAAIASMCVQPEVSDRPFMGEVVQALKLVSNECDEAKEAGTRNSSQEDLSLDLDNVSSQLPDHFQFQRQFSAANYTSGSDIEKGLSSFEIFSSSARFGRQDSGSFRRHSYSAPLRTGRKQQLWQVISRLSGSVSEHRTISKL, from the exons ATGGGGGTGGGGGTAGTTTTGTCATTGACTCTTCAGCTGGTGAAGCTCTTCATCATTGGCTCTGTTGTGACACTGCAAGGATCCAAAG GGTTTCTCCTATCCCCAAATCCAGCATCTTTgcccatgaatccttcacctagAACCATTTCTCCGAGCTCTCCAGAAGTATCAAATG GGTCGTTCTTGCCTACTCCAGTTTCATCTCCTATTCCTCCTCATAAGATTAAGGGAATTGAACCATCCATATCTCCCAGTAGTAGTCCAACCACCATAACATTATCACCATCGAACAAGGCTGCGCCTATATCGGCAACTGGTCAAGGGAATGCACCACCACTGCAATCAATACAACCAAGTCCACCTCAAAGGAAAGCACCTCCTATTAGGCCTCCTGAATCATCTCCAATTTCTAGAG CTCAACCTCCAAAATCTTTTGGCAAGTTTCCAAATAATTCACCAGCGAGCCAACCAATCGAACCCGGAAGTTTTCCCCCTGTGGTTGAGAATAGGAATGCTAGCAAGAGTCACACCCCGAACCCAATTTCACCAG CTCCAACTGCAGTACCATCTACCAACTTGCCTACATCTTCACCAGTAAGTCAACCAGTTGAAAATGGCAGTTTCCCCCCTAATATTCACACAGAGGGTGCAAAGAAGGGTCATTCACTGAAACCGGTTGCACCGG CTCCTCTTGCAGTCATTTTGCCCAAACTTTCACCGAGTCAGCCACCTGAACATGGAAGCTTGCCTCCAACTACTCAGAAGAGTAATTCCAGTGACAGTCACAAACAGGATCCAGTTTCACAAG CTCCAGTTGCATTATCTCCTGCAACTTTGCCAGAAAATTCACCCAACGTTCATAACAGAACTGTAAATAAGGGTCTTGCTCACACTCCAACCGCAGAGCCAGCATCACCAA ATTCTTTTGCATCCCCGCCATCAAAAATGGAAAATAACCAACCAGTAGGCCGTCCTGTTCTTCCAAAAGTAACTCCATCTATATCTCCTG CACAAGTTACACCACCAAAAAGTGCATATCCAATAAATCCACCACCTTTCCACCCCGTTATACCAGCAGCATCTCCATCAAAATTACCAG CACCTGCTGTCTCTCCCACACTAACACCTTCCAGAAAATCTGATTGGAAAAGTAACGGCAAACCAGTTTCAGCACCGTTGTACAAAGCACCAAAGCCATTACCAGCTATAGTACACTCCCCTGTTCAAG TCCCAGTTGCGTCACCTCCTGTGAATTTGCCCGAAAATTCACCAGTTCGCCAACCTATTCATCAAGGAAGTTTAGCTCCTGTTGTTCATAACAAAACTGAAAATAAGGGCCATATTCACACCCAAGAGCCAGCATCACCAA ATTTTCTTGCATCCCCACCATGGAAAATGGAAAATAACCAATCAGTTGGCGGTCTTGTTTTTCCAGAAATAACTCCTTCCATATCACCTG CACAAGTTGCACCACCACCTTTCCACCCAGTTTCACCACCAACAGTATCTCCATCAAAATTGCCAG TACCTGATGTCTCTCCGGCAGTACCTGTTGTTGTCTCTCCGGCACTAACTCCTTCCAGAAGCTTCGATTGGAAACGTAGGGGAGAACCAGTTTCGGCACCATTGTACAAAGCACCTATGCCGCTACCAGCTGTAGTACATCCCCCTGTTCAAG CCCATGCTGTACATAATTCAAGGCAGTTTCATCATGCTCCTGCCCCTCCGGCGTCTCCTCCTAAATCTGCATCAGAAAAAGAATATCATTCTCCTGCATCTTCACCATTAACCACATCTTATAAACATCACTCTAGGAGTATAGCCACCAGCCCTGCTCCTACATCATCATATTCGGTTTCCCCTCCGACTTCAGAACACCAAG ATCACCAAATTCCTCCACCACTGCCGACAACGGAACGAACACATCATGCTTCGCCACCAGCAAACACAG GCTCTACACTTTCCTCACCAGCCAGCCAGGTTTCTCCGGCTCCTTCTCCATGGTTCATAATATCTCCTCACCCAACCAAAA TTCTATTTCATCCTCCTAAAGTATCTCCTTCGCGGTCTCCTGCGGAGAGTCCTAAGAAGCCAGTCCTGCCTCAAATTCACACACTGCCTCCACCACCTCCTAATGAAG ATTGTTTATCAACTATTTGTTCAGAGCCCTACACAAATTCTCCACCTGGAGCACCATGCAGATGTGTCCTTCCCATGAAAGTTGGTCTTCGCCTTGATGTTTCTCTGTATACCTTCTTCCCTTTGGTTTCAGAGCTTGCTTCCGAGATTGCTGCAGGGGTTTTCATGACACAAAGTCAAGTTCGAATTATGGGAGCCGAAGCGGCAAGCCAAGATCCAGATAAAACTGATGCTCTCATCTTCTTGGTACCCATTGGGGAAGGCTTTGATCACACTACTGCCTTATTGAATTCTGAGAGATTTTGGCAGAAGAAGGTTGCAATAAAATCTTCTTACTTTGGTAGCTATGAAGTCTTGTATGTTAGCTATCCAG GTttaccaccacctcctcctctaCCACCTTCAAGCATTTCGTCGATATACGGTGGTCCATATTCAAATAATGGCAACAATGGAAGAATGATAAAGCCCCTTGGGGTGGACATACAGCAGAGGCATCACAAAGATGGACTTAGTAGGGGCATCATTGCTATTATTGCTCTCTCGGTTTTTCTTGCTCTTGTTTTATCATTGGCTGCTGGTTGGGCCTTGTTCAAGTATAGACATCATGTAAGCCAGCCAACATCAACCCCGCGTGTTTCGCCACGTTCTGTTACCAAAACACAAG GAACTACTGAATCATTAGCAGCTGGGGGAATTGCTTCAGCCTCATCATCATTTCGATCTAGCATTGCTGCTTATAAAGGATCCGCTAAGACTTTCAGTGCAAGCGACATTGAGAAAGCCAGCAATAACTTTAACGATTCAAGGATACTTGGAGAAGGTGGTTTTGGTCGGGTTTATAGTGGTATTTTTGAAGATGGGACAAAAGCAGCAATCAAGGTTCTCAAAAGGGAGGATCATCATGGTGACCGTGAATTCTTAGCTGAAGTTGAGATGCTTAGCCGCCTTCACCACAGAAATTTGGTTAAGCTTATTGGTATATGCACCGAGGTTAGCTTCCGCTGCCTGGTCTATGAACTCATCCCAAATGGCAGCGTGGAATCCCATTTACATG GTGTTGACAGGGAAAACAGTCCACTTGATTGGAGTGCTAGGATTAAGATTGCTCTCGGTGCTGCGCGTGGTCTGGCTTATCTGCATGAAGATTCAAGCCCCCCTGTCATACACAGGGACTTCAAGTCTAGTAATATCTTGTTGGAAGATGATTTTACACCAAAAGTATCTGATTTTGGATTAGCTAGAACTGCGGCCGACGAAGAGAACAGACACATATCAACCCGTGTCATGGGAACTTTTGG ATATGTGGCTCCGGAGTATGCAATGACTGGCCATCTTCTTGTGAAGAGCGATGTGTACAGCTATGgtgttgttcttcttgagcttCTAACAGGAAGAAAACCAGTAGATATGTCGCAAGCACCCGGTCAAGAGAATCTCGTTGCATGGGCTCGTCCCTTACTCACAAGTAAAGAAGGATTGGAAGCGATAATAGACCCGTCTCTAGGGACTGATGTGCCTTGGGATAGTGTGGCCAAAGTTGCAGCCATTGCTTCAATGTGTGTTCAACCAGAGGTTTCGGACCGTCCTTTCATGGGTGAAGTTGTTCAGGCTCTAAAACTTGTGAGTAATGAATGTGATGAAGCAAAAGAAGCAGGTACAAGAAATTCTAGCCAGGAGGATTTATCTCTTGATTTGGATAATGTTTCTAGTCAACTACCAGATCATTTCCAATTCCAACGCCAATTCTCTGCCGCCAACTATACTTCTGGAAGTGATATCGAAAAAGGTTTGTCATCATTTGAGATATTCAGCTCCTCAGCAAGATTTGGAAGGCAAGATTCGGGATCTTTTCGACGTCACTCCTATTCGGCTCCTTTGAGAACCGGAAGAAAGCAGCAGTTGTGGCAGGTTATTAGCCGGCTTTCGGGTAGTGTAAGTGAACACAGAACCATCTCCAAGTTATGA